In the genome of Lysobacter sp. BMK333-48F3, the window GGCGACACGACGCTGAACCGTCGCGCGGCTCCGGCCCGAACGGCACACGAGATCGTCCGCGCGGCCTGCTAGGGTGGCTGGGCCACGGGGGGTGGCGACAGGGACGACGTCGATGGCGCTCGGGTTCCGACGGCAATCGCGCGGGCGGGCAGCGGCCGCCGGGTTCCGGCTGCCGTGGCTGCTGGCGCTCGCCTGGCTGCTGGCCGGTTGCGGCGAACGCGCCGCCGACCTGGAGCATCCGCAACGCTACGACGCGCCCGGCCTGCGCCTGCAGGTGCCGGGCAACTGGCGCATCGGCGAGGACCGGCGCATCGGCCAGGTCCAGTACCTGACCGTGGAAAGCCCGGGTTCGGCGCTGTTCGTGGCCATCGTCGGCAGCGGCCGCGGCCAGGAGCTGGACACCTTCGCCCGCAGCTTCGCCGCCGAAGCCGACCGGCAACTGCCGCCGTCGTCGGTGCCCGGCCACCGCTTCGAGCGCGGCGGCTTCGCCGAAGGCGCGATCCGCGAGCGCTACAGCCTGCGCCTGGGCGGCGTCGACGTGCCGCACCGGCGCGAGTACCGCAAGGTCACCGGCGCGCGCCGCAGCGCGTTCCTGATCACCCAGGGCGCCGAACAGGACCTGGACAAGACCCAGCCCGGCTTCGACCTGCTGCTGCGCTCGTTCGAGCTGCCCGAAGCGCCGTAGCGCGCGCCGCGCTCAGCGCGGGCCGTCGGCGCGGCCGCGCCGCAGCCGCCGCCCCAACGCCACCGCCAGCCGCGGCACCAGCGCCGCCAGCGCCGGCGCAATGCAGGCCAGCTGGATCCACAGGTAATTGAACGCCAGGTTGACCGGCAGCCCGCTGTGCCACTGCTCTGGATCGGCGGCGAAGCGCAGCAGGGCCGGCAACGGGGTCAGCAGCAGGCAGAACAGCAGCCCGCGCACCGCCGCGTCGGTGCCGCGGCTGAGCCAGGCGATAGGAGCGAGGAAGGCGAAGCCGACCAGTTCGTGAAACCCCATGCCGAACGGCAGGTCCGGGGCCCAGCCCGGCACGCTCATGACCTTGCCGAACAGATAGGCCTGCGGGTGCGCCGCGACGACCGCGGACAGGCCGATCAGGCCGTAGCCGAACAACGCCAGGTTCCAGTGCCGATCCGAAGCAGGCCGATTCGAAGCAGGCCGATTCGGAGCACGCCGATTCGAAGCAGGCCGGTCCGAAGCTTGGCTTGTATCCATGAGTCGCTTTCCTTGGCGGCGCCGTCGCCCGATGCGGCGGCGCGGTGGTTCGTCCTTGCGCCGGCGGCCGCTCGCGGCCGGCCCGGCGTCGCTATCGCGGTCGGTTCGGCGCGATCGGCGCTACGCGCGATCGAGCCGCTGCGGCCGGCCCGCTCAGGCCGGCTGCAGGTTCGCGTACGCCAACACCAGCCACTTGCTGCCGGCGTCGTCGAAGTTGACCTGCACCCGCGCGTGCGCGCCGCTGCCCTCGTAGTCGGTGACCGTGCCGGTGCCGAAGCTGGGATGGCGCACCTGCGCGCCCAGCCGCACCGGCGGCGCCTCGATCGCGGCGTGGCCGGGGTCGCGGCGCGGCGCGGCGTTGTACATCGGCCGCGACACCTGCACCTTGGGCCGGACCTCGTTGAGCAACGCGGTGGGAATCTCGCGCAGGAAACGCGACGGCACGCCGAACATGTCCATGCCGTGGATGCGCCGGGTCTCGGCGTAGCTCAGCACCAGCTTCTCGCGCGCGCGGGTGATGCCGACATAGGCCAGCCGGCGCTCCTCTTCCAGGCGCCCGGATTCCTCGGTCGAGCGCCCGCTCGGGAACAGCCCTTCCTCCAGGCCGCCGAGGAACACCAGCGGGAACTCCAGGCCCTTGGCGCTGTGCAGGGTCATCAGCTGGACCCCGTCCTCGCCGGCCTGGGCCTGGCCTTCGCCGGCTTCGAGCGCGGCGTAGCTGAGGAAGGCGATCAGCTCGGGCATCGCCGCCGCGTCGTCCTCGTCGCTGCGGGTGAAGCGCGAGGCCACCGAGACCAGTTCGTCGAGGTTGTCGGTGCGCGAGTCGAGCTGGCCGCGCGATTCGTTGGCGTAGTGGTCGCGCAGGCCCGAGCGCTGCAGCACGTGGTCGATCTTCTCCTGCAGCGGAATCTCGGTCACGTCGGCCTGCAGGGCGTCGATCAGGGTCGCGAAGCCGGCCAGGGCGTTGCGCGCGCGCGCCGCCAGCACGCTTTCGCCGGACACGCGGCGCGCGGCTTCCCACAGCGACACCGCATCGGCGCGGGCGCGCTTGCGCACCTCGTCGAGGGTGCGCTCGCCGATGCCGCGGGTCGGGGTGTTGACCGCGCGCTCGAACGCCGCGTCGTCGTCGCGGTTGGCGATCAGGCGCAGATAGGCCAGGGTGTCCTTGATTTCGGCGCGCTCGAAGAAGCGCTGGCCGCCGTAGACCCGGTACGGCACCTGCTCGGACAGCAAGGCTTCTTCGTAGGCGCGCGACTGCGCGTTGCTGCGGTAGAGCACGGCGACGTCGCCGTAGCTGCCGCCGTCGCGCACCCACTGGCGCAGGCGCTCGACCACGAAGCGCGCCTCGTCCATCTCGTTGTAGGCCGCGTACAGGTCGATCGGCTCGCCGTGGCCGGTATCGGTCCACAGCTTCTTGCCGAGCCGGTCCGGGTTGTGGGCGATGACCGCGTTGGCGGCGTCGAGGATGTTGGCGCTGGAGCGGTAGTTCTGCTCCAGGCGGATGGTCTGCGCGCCGGGGAAGTCGCGCAGGAAGCGCTGCACGTTCTCGACCTTGGCCCCGCGCCAGCCGTAGATCGCCTGATCGTCGTCGCCGACCACGAACACGTGGCCGGTGTCGCCGGCGAGCACGCGCACGAAGGCGTACTGGATCGCGTTGGTGTCCTGGAACTCGTCGACCAGGATCTCGCGGAAGCGGGTGCGGTAATGGGTCAGCAGGGCCGGGTTGTCGCGCAGCAGTTCGTGCGCGCGCAGCAGCAGCTCGGCGAAGTCGACCAGGCCGGCGCGCTCGCAACGTTCCTGGTAGGCCTCGTAGCAGCGCAGCATCACGTCCGACCAGTCGTCGCCGCCGGGCTGGATATTGCGCGGGCGCCGGCCCTCGTCCTTCTGCGCGTTGATCCACCAGGCGATCTGGCGCGGCGGAAAGCGGGTTTCGTCCAGCTCCAGCGACTGCACCACGCGCTTGACCAGGCGCAGTTGGTCGTCGCTGTCGAGCACCTGGAAGCCTTCCGGCAGCTTGGCCTCCTGCCAGTGCAGGCGCAGCAGGCGGTGGGCCAGGCCGTGGAAGGTGCCGATCCACATCCCGCGCGCGCCGCGCGCCAGCTGCGCGTCGACGCGCTGGCGCATCTCGCCGGCGGCCTTGTTGGTGAAGGTGACCGCGAGGATGCCGTGGGTCGGCACGCCGAAGACTTCGTTGAGCCAGGCGATGCGGTGGGTCAGCACGCGGGTCTTGCCGCTGCCGGCGCCGGCCAGGACCAGATAGTGGCCGGGCGGCGCCGAAACGGCTTCGCGCTGGGCCGGATTGAGTGCGTCGAGCAGGTGCGATACGTCCATCGCGCTATTGTAGCGGCGATGCCTGCGGGAACCTTCGCGGCGCCGCGAAGATCCAAGCCGAACATGCCGACCCGTTCACCCTGGCTGCGCCGCCTCGCCGCCGTCGCCCTCGCCGCGGCGACGCTGCATGCGCAGGCCGCGGGCGCGGCCGAGGACGTGCGCGCGGACACACGCGAGGACATACGCGAGTTCGGCGACGGCGCGCGCCGCCTGCGGATCGTGGTCGAGAACGCGCCCGACCCGGCCCGCGCCGCGTTGCTGCAGGGTTGGCTGAATGAGTGCGCGCGCGCCGCATCGACCGCATTCGGACAACTGCCGCTGGACTACGCCGAGGTGCGGATCCGCGAAGTGCCGCCGGGACGCGACCGCAGCCCGGTGCCCTGGGGCCAGACCCGGCGCGACGCGGACGGGGTCGCGGTGCTGCTGTTCGTGCGCGCCGACGCCGGCCTGGACGAGTTGCGCGCGGACTGGACCGCGGTGCACGAACTCGCCCATCTGTTCCACCCCTTTCTCGGCGACGACGGCCGCTGGCTGGCCGAGGGCCTGGCCAGCTACTACCAGAACGTGCTGCGCGCCCGCGCCGGCCTGCTGAGCGCCGACGAAGCCTGGCGCCGGCTCGACGCCGGTTTCGCGCGCGGCCGCCGGGTCGGCCCGGGCGCGCGCATGGACGCGATCGGCCGCGGCCGCGCCGGCACCATGCGGGTGTACTGGGCCGGCGCCGCGTATTGGCTGGACGCCGACGTGACCCTGCGCCGCGAGCACGGCAGCAGCCTGGACCGGGTGCTGGCGCGGTATGCGCGCTGCTGCCTGGACGGCGGCGCCGAGCTGAGCCCGGAGCAATTCGTCGCCGCGCTCGACCGCGCCGGCGGCGCGGGCGTGTTCGCCCGGCTGTACCGGCGCCACGCCGCGCTGCGCGAGTTCCCGGCGCAGCAGGCGAGCTATACGGCGCTGGGGCTGAGCGTCGAGGACGGCCGGCTGCAGTTCTCTCAGCGCGCCGACGCGGCGCGCCTGCGCGCGGCGATCATGCGCGCGCCGGCGGCGCCGGACGCGCGCTGAGCCCGTACCCGGGCCTCAGTGGGCCTTGGCCGGCTTGTGCGCGGCGGCGCTGCTCATCAGCTTGTCGGTCCAGGCGATGCCGATCGCCGAGAGGATGAACAGGAAGTGGATCAGCGCCTGCCACATCACGCCCTGCTCGGTCAGCTTGCTGCAGCCGGCGGTGGCGTTGGCCACGCCGTTGGCGGTCGCCGCGGCCGCGGCCTGGGCGGCAGCGAAAGCCTGCGGCGTGCCGCACAGCGGCAGTCCCAGGTCGCCGGCGCCGATGAAGGTCTTGAGCAGGTGGATCGAGGAGATGCCGATGATCGCCATCGCCAGCTTGACCTTGAGCACGCTGGCGTTGACGTGGCTCAGCCATTCGGGCTGGTCCGGATGGCCTTCCAGGCGCAGGCGCGAGACGAAGGTCTCGTAGCCGCCGACGATCACCATCACCAGCAGGTTGGAGATCATCACCACGTCGATCAGGCCGAGCACGATCAGCATGATCGACTGCTCGGTCAGGGTCGCCGCGTCGTGCACCAGGTGGATCAGCTCGCGCACGAACTGGAACACGTACACGCCCTGGGCGACGATCAGGCCCAGGTACAAGGGCAGCTGCAGCCAGCGCGAGCTGAAGATCAGGGCCGGCAGGGGATTGAGTCGGTTGATCTTGGGATCGGACATGGGTAGCTCATGAAATCAGACAGATACAGCGCCCAAGAGTAGCCCGCGACGATGGCCGCCGTCATGTCGGGCCGGCCCCAGGGCCGGCCGCCGGGACAGGCCATTCCATCCGGGCCGCGGCCCCGCGCGCCGGGCCGCGCTTACACTGCGGCCTTTGCCGGCGGAGTCATCCCCCATGATCGACCTGCACTACTGGCCCACCCCGAACGGCCACAAGATCACCCTGCTGCTGGAAGAGGCCAACGCCGACGGCGCCGGCCTGGCGTATTCGATCAAGCCGGTCGACATCGGCGCCGGCGACCAGTTCAAGCCCGATTTCCTGCGAATTTCGCCCAACAACCGCATGCCGGCGATCGTCGACCACGCTCCGGCCGATGGCGGCGCGCCGCTGAGCGTGTTCGAATCCGGAGCGATCTTGCAGTATCTGGCGGAAAAGACCGGCCGCTACGGCGGCGACAGCGCGCGCGACCGGGTCGAGATCGGCGAATGGCTGTTCTGGCAGGTCGGCGGCTACGGCCCGATGCTGGGCCAGAACCATCACTTCAACCGCTACGCCCCGGAAAAGGTGCCCTACGCCATCGACCGCTACCAGCGCGAAACCGAACGCCTGTACGGGGTGCTGGACCGGCGCCTGGCCGGGCGCGAGTTCGTCGCCGCCGATACACTCAGCATCGCCGATTTCGCCTGCCACCCCTGGACCCGCGAACACGAATGGCACCACGTCGACCTGGCCCGCTACCCGAACGTCCGGCGCTGGTACGAAACGCTGGCCGCGCGGCCGGCGTTCGCCCGCGCCTACGCGATCGGCCAGGCCTATCGCGCCGACAAGACCATGACCGACGAGATGCGCAAGCATCTGTTCGGCACGCCCGCGCCGACGCCCTGACGGCGCGCTCCACGCCCGCACCGGAACTTCCGCCCGCATGAAACCGCGCCTGTCCCGCCTCGCCCTCTGCCTGCTCGCCATGTCGCTGACCGCCACGCCCGTGTTCGCCGCTCCCGCCACGCCGACCGCCGGCGACGGCCGCCTGACCCTGGAAGCGCTGACCGGCGACGCGCCGCTGTCGGGCCCGAGCCTGGTCAAGCCGAAGATCGCGCCCGACGGCAGCCAAGTCGGTTTCCTGCGCGGCAAGCAGCGCGACAAGAACCGCCTGGACCTGTGGGCCTACGACATCGCCAGCGGCAAGACCCGGCTGCTGGTCGATTCCGACGACGTGCTGCCGGGCGAGGAAGTGCTCAGCGACGCCGAGAAGGCGCGCCGCGAGCGCCAACGCATCGCCGCGCTGTCGGGCATCGTCGACTACCAGTGGTCGCCGGACGGCAAGCGCCTGCTGTTCCCGCTCGGCGGCGAGCTGTACCTATACGACCTTGGCAAGAGCGGCAAGGCCGCGGTGCGCAAGCTCACCAACGGCGAAGGCTTCGCCACCGATCCCAAGCTCTCGCCCAAGGGCGGCTACGTCAGCTTCGTGCGCGAACGCAACCTGTGGGTGATCGATCTGGCCGACGGCAAGGCGACCCAGCTCACCCGCGACGGCAGCGACAGCATCGGCAACGGCGTGGCCGAGTTCGTCGCCGACGAGGAAATGGACCGCCACACCGGTTACTGGTGGGCGCCCGACGATTCGGCGATCGCGTTCGCGCGCATCGACGAAACCCCGGTGCCGATCCAGAAGCGCTACGAGGTCTATCCCGACCGCACCGACGTGATCGAGCAGCGCTATCCGGCCGCGGGCGACGCCAACGTGCGCGTGCGCCTGCTGGTCGCGCCGATCGGCCGCAACGGCGGCGGCGCGCCGCGCGAAATCGACCTGGGCCAGAATCCGGACATCTACCTGGCCCGGGTCGACTGGCGCGATCCGCAGCGCCTGACCTTCCAGCGCCAATCGCGCGACCAGCACACCCTGGAACTGATCGAGACCGAACTGGCCAGCGGCAAACAGCGCACGCTCGCCACCGAGACCAGCAAGACCTGGGTGCCGCTGCACAACGACCTGCGCTTCCTCAAGGACGGCCGGATCCTGTGGAACAGCGAGCGCAGCGGCTACGAGCACCTGTATCTGCTGTCCGAAGACGGCCGCCAGGCGACCGCGCTGACCTCGGGCGAGTGGCCGGTGGACAGCGTGCTGGCGATCGACCAGGCCGCCGGGCAAGTGTATTTCGCCGCCGGCAAGGACTCGCCGCTGGACAGCCAGATCTACCGCGTGCCGCTGGCCGGCGGCGCGATCGAACGCCTGTCCAGGAACGACGGCTATCACTCGCCCAGCTTCGCCGACAACGCCAGCGTGTACGTCGACGCCTGGTCGAACCCGACCACGCCGCCGCAGCTGGAGCTGTACCGCAACGACGGCAGCCGGATCGCGACCTTAATCGACAACGAGCTGGCCGATCCCAAGCATCCCTTCGCGCCGTACCGCGCCGCGCAGCGTCCGACCGAGTTCGGCACGATCCCGGCCGCGGACGGCAAGACCGCGCTGCACTACAGCCTGATCAAGCCGACCGGCTTCGATCCGGCCAAGCGCTACCCGGTGGTGGTCTACGTCTACGGCGGCCCGGCCACGCAGACGGTCAAGCGCAGTTGGATGCCGGACTTCAATCAGTACCTGGCCCAGCAGGGCTATGTGGTGTTCTCGATCGACAACCGCGGCACCCCGCGCCGCGGCGCGGCCTTCGGCGGCGCGCTGTACCGCAGGCAGGGCACGGTCGAAGTCGCCGATCAGTTGGAAGGGGTGAAGTGGCTGAAGTCGCAGCCCTGGGTCGAGGGCTCGAAGATCGGCGTCTACGGCTGGTCCAACGGCGGCTACATGACCCTGATGCTGCTGGCCAAGGCCAGCGACCAGTACGCCTGCGGCGCCGCCGGCGCGCCGGTCACCGACTGGGGCCTGTACGACACCCACTACACCGAACGCTATATGGACCTGCCGAAGAACAACCCGGAGGGTTATCGCGAAGGCCGCGTGCTCGAACACCTCGACGGCCTGCGCTCGAAGCTGCTGCTGATCCACGGCATGGCCGACGACAACGTGCTGTTCACCAACTCCACGGTGCTGATGAGCGCGTTGCAGCAGCGTGGGCAACCGTTCGAACTGATGACCTACCCCGGCGCCAAGCACGGCCTGCGCGGGCGCGACGCGCTGCATCGTTTGCGCCTGACCGAGGACTTCTTCGCCCGCTGCCTCAAGCGCTGACCGCGCGCCCCCGCATCGAACGGAATCGACCGCCATGAACGCTCCCCGCCCCGCCCGCGCCGTCGAGAAACCCTGGGTCCAGCGCCACTGGATCTTGCTGCTGATCGCCGCCCTGGCGGTGTCGATCGCGCTGTCGGCCGCGGTCGGGTTGGGGGTGATGTACACCTTCATGTCGTCGATGAAAGACTCCGAGCCCTACCGCGAGGCGATGCGCCGCGCCCAGGCCGATCCGCGCGCGATCGCAGCCCTGGGCCAGCCGATCGAGCCGACCGGGATGATCCTGGGCGCGGTCGAGCAGAAGGACGGCGGTACCGCGCAGCTGTTCATCTTCATCCGCGGCCCGCGCGGCAAAGCCGACGTGCAGGTCGAAGGCAGCTACCACGATCGCGCCTGGGATTACCGGGTGATGCAGATCGACGTCGACGGCAGCGGCGAGCGGATCGATTTGCTGGAGGGCGGGGAATCGGGAATGGAGAATGGGGAATCGTAGAAGCGCGGCCGCGCTCCTGTAGGAGCGGCGTCCCACAGGGACTTCCTCCGGTCGTAAGCCGCGACAACCGAAGCGGTGAAATAACACGCGGCTGGCCGAAGCCATGTCGCTCCATGCCGAACCGCGCCGCTGGCCGGACTTCGGTCGCTGCGCTGACCCACGTCGCTGCGGTGGGTCAGCGCTCATGACCGGAGCAAATCCCTGTGGGACGCCGCTCCTACCGGAGTCCGCGCGGCGAAATGGGCGCGCCATCGCACGCATGACCTTCGGCGCTTGGCCGCGGCCGGGCCAGCGCCGATGCTGGCCGGCAATCATCCACCGGGACCGCCCATGAAGCCGCTCGTCCTCGCCGTCGCCCTGGCGCTGTCCGCGCCCGTCCTCGCCCACGCCGCCGACGCCGCTCCGGCCGCGGCCGCAGCCGCCAAGCCGGTTCCGGCCTGGGTCGCGCAGAGCAACGAATACACCAACATCCTGATCAAGGCCCAGGGCCAGTTCTCGCCCGAGCAGATGTCGTTCTTCGGCGTGCCCGGCTACGACGACAAGGTCAGCGATCTCAAGCCGGAGGTCGGCAAGCGTTTCCGCTCCGCGATGGAACAGGCCAAGCGCGAGCTGCAGGCCAAGCTGGCCGGCGAACGCGACGCCAGCGTGCGCCAGGACCTGGAGATCCTGATCCAGGCCGCCGACGACAACATCGAAGGCAGCGCGCTCAACGAACGCCTGGTCCTGCCCTGGTTCGACGCGCCGCAGACCGTGTTCTCCGGCATGCGCGCCCTGCTCTCCGACCAGACCCCGGCCGAACGCCGCGCGCACGCGCTGCAGCGGTTGCAGGCCTACGTCGGCCTGGCCCCGGGCAGCGAGCCGCTGACCGTGCTGGCGCGGCAGCGCTACGAAGAACGCCTGGCCGACAAGACCCTGCTGCAGCCGACCAAGCTCGAGGTCGAGCAGGCGCTGGGCAACGTCGACACCTACGTCGCCGGGATCCGCAAGCTGTTCGAGAAGTACAAGATCGACGGCGCCGAGCCGGCGCTGAAGGCGATGGAAACCCAGCTGCGCGATTACGGCCAGTGGAGCCGCAGCGCGGTGCTGCCGAAGGCGCGCAGCGACGCGCGCCTGCCGCCGGAACTGTATGCCTATTCGCTCAAGCAGTACGGCATCGACGTCGATCCGCAGTTGCTCATCCGCCGCGCCCAGGTCGAGTTCATGGAGACCCGCGCGGCGATGCGCCAGCTGGCGCCGCTGGTCGCGCAGGCCAAGGGCCTGAAGGTGGCCGACCCGCACGACTACGTCGCGGTGATCCGCGCCTTGAAGAAGGACACCATCCCCAACGATCAGCTCGAATCGCGCTACCGCAAGATCATCGACGCGATCGATCCGATCATCCGCAAGGAACAGATCGTCGACGTGCCGCAGCGGCCGATGGTGATGCGCCTGGGCAGCGAGGCCGAGTCGGCCGCCCAGCCGGCGCCGCACTTCCTGCCCGCGCCGCTGGTCGGCAACACCGGCCAGCAAGGCCAGTTCGTGCTGCCGGTGGCGGTGCCCAGCGCCGGCGGCAAGGCCCTGCACTACGACGATTTCAACTACGAATCGGCGGCCTGGACCTTGTCCGCGCACGAGGGCCGCCCCGGCCACGAACTGCAGTTCACCGCGATGGTCGAGCGCGGCGTGTCGCTGGCGCGCTCGATGTTCGCCTTCAACTCGGTCAACGTCGAAGGCTGGGCGCTGTACGCCGAGGCCGAGATGGTGCCGTACGAGCCGCTGGACGGGCAGCTGATCGCGCTGCAGTTCCGCCTGCTGCGCGCGGCCCGCGCGATCCTCGACCCGATGCTCAACCTCGGCCTGACCGACCGCGCCAGCGCCGGCAAGGTGCTGGCCGAGCAGGTCGGCTTCTCCGAGGCGATGACCAAGCAGGAGCTGGACCGCTACATGTTCAACGCCCCGGGCCAGGCCGGCAGCTATTTCTACGGCTACAGCCGGATCCTGGAGCTGCGCATGGAAACCGAACTCAAGCTCGGCGATCGCTTCGACCGGCTCAAGTTCAACAACTTCCTGCTCGACCAGGGCATGCTGCCGCCGGGCCTGCTGGCCAAGTCGGTGCGCGAGGATTTCGTGACCAAGCAGGACAAGCGCTGAGCGCACGGTAGCGCCCGGTGATTGAAGCGAAGGCCGCGGCGAACACCGCGGCCTTCGTCGTTACCGCGATACCGCTCAAGTCCTTGTAGGAGCGGCGTGAGCCGCGACCGCCGCAGCGGCTTACGCAAGCGCAGCCACCGAAGCCCGGACAGTCGGACGCCGGTGCGTCGGGCGATCCGGCTTCGGCTGAACGCGTGGTATTCCACCGCTCCGGCTGTCGCGGCTGACGCCGCTCCTACAGGAGAAGCGAAGCGCCGCTCAGTACATCAGCGCCGGAGTCACCGTCTTCAACGCGAACACCGACCAGGCCGTCGCCGCGCAGGCCAGGGCGAGCGCGACCGCGCAGATCCGGCGCAGGCGGTGCGGCGGCGAGCGCCACAGGCGGTAGGCGTAGACCAGGGCGACGACCGCGGTCGCCGCGCTCGCCAGCCCCAGCAGCTGCGCCAGGCGCAGCCAAGCGTCGAGCCCGCCGTCCAGCATCCGCACCGAAGCCTCGATCCGCGCCAGGATCCACGCCCACAAAGCCGCCAGCGCGAGGTTCGCGACCACCCCGGCCTGCAGCCAATGCCGCCAGCGCAACGCGCGCGCATCCAGCCCCAAGCCGCGATGCACCCGCCGGCGCACCAGCGCGGCGACCGGCCACAGCAACGCGGCCGCCAGTTGCACCGCCAACGCCGCCGCCAGCGCGGGCAGCATCCAGCCCGGCGAACGCCAGGCCGGCACCGGCTGCAGCCACATCGCCGCCGGCACGTCGTCGCTGCTCACCGCGACCACCCGGGTGCCGCGCAGCTTGGCCGCGAGCAGGCTGTCGCCGCCGACCTCCTGCCACAGGTACGGGCCGACCTCGCGCCAGCGCTTGGGCCGGCCGTCCGAGGTGCGTAAGGTCGAAACGCTGACCGTGGCGTCGTCGTGGACGCGCACGCTCGCGCCTCCGAGCAGACGGGCGATGGCGAGGAAGTTGCTGGCCGAGCTGCGGCTGTTCTCGTAATGCCCGGCGATCTGCTCGCCGTGCAGGCGCGCGGTGGCCAGGGTCGGCCGCGCCGGTGCCGGGCTCGGGAAATAGCGCCGGATCACCCCGTCGACCAGGTCGCGGTGCAGCGCGCGGCCGGCGCGGCCCGGGCCGCTGGCGGACACGAACAGGCCGACGCCGTGCTCGGGCAACAGCACCAGCATGCTCTGGAAGGCCTCGGTCGCGCCGCCATGGCCGATCGCCAGCGGACCGCGGCCGTCGCGACGGAAAAAGCCCAGGCCGATCGCGTCCAGGCCGGCGATCGGCCGCCACGCCGCCGCATGCAACTGGCGCAGGCTGTACGGCTGCAGCAGCGCGGCCTGGCGATAGCGGCCCGCATCGAGCTGGGCGCTCATGAACGCCGCCATGTCCTGCGCGGTCGCCGACAGGCTGCCGGCGGGCGCGGGATTGACGTACTCGAAACCGATCGGCGCCGCGCCGGCCTGGGCATAGCCCTGGGCCAGATCGGCGGCGAGCCCCTTGGGCAAGGGCTGGCGGAAACTGGAATGGCGCATGCCCAGCGGCGCCAGCACCCGGCGCTCGACGTAGTCGTCGAACGGCAGTCCGGACACCCGCTGGACGATGTAGCCGGCCAGCGCCGCCCCGTAGTTCGAGTACGCCGGCACGGTGCCCGGCGGGTAGATCCTGCGCGGCTGCACTTCGCGCAGATAGCGTCCCAGCGGCAGCAGATGCGCCGCGTCGCGCGCGAACAGATGCTTGGTCGATTCCTCGAAGCCGGCGCTGTGGGTCATCAGCTGGCGCAGGGTCGCCGGCTTGCCGGCGTAGTCGCGGATGCGGAAATCCAGGTAGCGGTTGACGTCGGCGTCGAGGTCGAGCTTGCCCTGCTCGACCAGTTGCATGACCGCGGTCCAGACGAACAGCTTGGACACCGAGCCCGGCCGCACCAGGGTGCGCGCCGGGTCCATCGGTTTGCGCCGGGCCAGGTCGGCATAGCCATAGCCCTTGGACAGCAGGACCTGGCCGTCGCGCACCACCGTCACCACCGCGCCGGCCAGGCCGCCGCGGGCCAGCGCCGACGGCACCAGGCCGTCGACGTAGGCCTCCAGGTCCGGTGCGGTCAGGGCCGGCTGCGGCGAACGCGCGCCCGGCTCGAGCAGGATCGCCGCCGCCAACGCCGAGGCATCCGCCGGCGCCGGTTCGGCCAGCGCCGGCGGCAAGTCGGTGGGCAGCTCGATTGGCAACTCGATCCGCGCCGGCGCGCGCGCGGCGCCGGCTTTCGGCGTCGCGATCACGCCCAGCGGTTCGGCGTACGGGTCGATCGCCTCGGTCGGCGCCGGCGCGCTCGGCGCGCTCGGCGCGATCCGCGCCCCGACCGGCGCGGTGCGCAGCGGCACCGCCGTGGGGGTCGCCGG includes:
- a CDS encoding S9 family peptidase, which encodes MKPRLSRLALCLLAMSLTATPVFAAPATPTAGDGRLTLEALTGDAPLSGPSLVKPKIAPDGSQVGFLRGKQRDKNRLDLWAYDIASGKTRLLVDSDDVLPGEEVLSDAEKARRERQRIAALSGIVDYQWSPDGKRLLFPLGGELYLYDLGKSGKAAVRKLTNGEGFATDPKLSPKGGYVSFVRERNLWVIDLADGKATQLTRDGSDSIGNGVAEFVADEEMDRHTGYWWAPDDSAIAFARIDETPVPIQKRYEVYPDRTDVIEQRYPAAGDANVRVRLLVAPIGRNGGGAPREIDLGQNPDIYLARVDWRDPQRLTFQRQSRDQHTLELIETELASGKQRTLATETSKTWVPLHNDLRFLKDGRILWNSERSGYEHLYLLSEDGRQATALTSGEWPVDSVLAIDQAAGQVYFAAGKDSPLDSQIYRVPLAGGAIERLSRNDGYHSPSFADNASVYVDAWSNPTTPPQLELYRNDGSRIATLIDNELADPKHPFAPYRAAQRPTEFGTIPAADGKTALHYSLIKPTGFDPAKRYPVVVYVYGGPATQTVKRSWMPDFNQYLAQQGYVVFSIDNRGTPRRGAAFGGALYRRQGTVEVADQLEGVKWLKSQPWVEGSKIGVYGWSNGGYMTLMLLAKASDQYACGAAGAPVTDWGLYDTHYTERYMDLPKNNPEGYREGRVLEHLDGLRSKLLLIHGMADDNVLFTNSTVLMSALQQRGQPFELMTYPGAKHGLRGRDALHRLRLTEDFFARCLKR
- a CDS encoding TIGR00645 family protein, translating into MSDPKINRLNPLPALIFSSRWLQLPLYLGLIVAQGVYVFQFVRELIHLVHDAATLTEQSIMLIVLGLIDVVMISNLLVMVIVGGYETFVSRLRLEGHPDQPEWLSHVNASVLKVKLAMAIIGISSIHLLKTFIGAGDLGLPLCGTPQAFAAAQAAAAATANGVANATAGCSKLTEQGVMWQALIHFLFILSAIGIAWTDKLMSSAAAHKPAKAH
- a CDS encoding cytochrome c oxidase assembly factor Coa1 family protein — its product is MNAPRPARAVEKPWVQRHWILLLIAALAVSIALSAAVGLGVMYTFMSSMKDSEPYREAMRRAQADPRAIAALGQPIEPTGMILGAVEQKDGGTAQLFIFIRGPRGKADVQVEGSYHDRAWDYRVMQIDVDGSGERIDLLEGGESGMENGES
- a CDS encoding glutathione binding-like protein, with translation MIDLHYWPTPNGHKITLLLEEANADGAGLAYSIKPVDIGAGDQFKPDFLRISPNNRMPAIVDHAPADGGAPLSVFESGAILQYLAEKTGRYGGDSARDRVEIGEWLFWQVGGYGPMLGQNHHFNRYAPEKVPYAIDRYQRETERLYGVLDRRLAGREFVAADTLSIADFACHPWTREHEWHHVDLARYPNVRRWYETLAARPAFARAYAIGQAYRADKTMTDEMRKHLFGTPAPTP
- the uvrD gene encoding DNA helicase II; amino-acid sequence: MDVSHLLDALNPAQREAVSAPPGHYLVLAGAGSGKTRVLTHRIAWLNEVFGVPTHGILAVTFTNKAAGEMRQRVDAQLARGARGMWIGTFHGLAHRLLRLHWQEAKLPEGFQVLDSDDQLRLVKRVVQSLELDETRFPPRQIAWWINAQKDEGRRPRNIQPGGDDWSDVMLRCYEAYQERCERAGLVDFAELLLRAHELLRDNPALLTHYRTRFREILVDEFQDTNAIQYAFVRVLAGDTGHVFVVGDDDQAIYGWRGAKVENVQRFLRDFPGAQTIRLEQNYRSSANILDAANAVIAHNPDRLGKKLWTDTGHGEPIDLYAAYNEMDEARFVVERLRQWVRDGGSYGDVAVLYRSNAQSRAYEEALLSEQVPYRVYGGQRFFERAEIKDTLAYLRLIANRDDDAAFERAVNTPTRGIGERTLDEVRKRARADAVSLWEAARRVSGESVLAARARNALAGFATLIDALQADVTEIPLQEKIDHVLQRSGLRDHYANESRGQLDSRTDNLDELVSVASRFTRSDEDDAAAMPELIAFLSYAALEAGEGQAQAGEDGVQLMTLHSAKGLEFPLVFLGGLEEGLFPSGRSTEESGRLEEERRLAYVGITRAREKLVLSYAETRRIHGMDMFGVPSRFLREIPTALLNEVRPKVQVSRPMYNAAPRRDPGHAAIEAPPVRLGAQVRHPSFGTGTVTDYEGSGAHARVQVNFDDAGSKWLVLAYANLQPA